One window from the genome of Variovorax sp. PAMC26660 encodes:
- a CDS encoding FecR domain-containing protein — protein sequence MRTQQPELAANARDIRPPARTELEVRKEAVAWYARLCSGDALEADEAAWQRWHQQHPDHQRAWQRLESIQATLRRVPGPIAASTLRAARPDRRNVLRGIGVVASGGALAYLSWQATDVQGGWRSWLADHRTGTGEQQSVELADGSKLLLNTRTSVDVAMSASSRLVRLREGEILVETAKHRGLRTAAQADTRPFVVETEGGRIVALGTRFTVRRDGDRTAVTVLEDAVEIRAFEASGQAIVLRAGQQVDFVRGRIDAPRPADPASAEWAQGSLVVNDWRLGDVVAELSRYRRGRLACDPAVEDIRVSGAFPVQDTDKALAVIARSFPVRVSAMTRYWVTLGPL from the coding sequence GTGAGAACGCAGCAGCCCGAATTGGCGGCCAACGCGCGCGACATCCGCCCGCCAGCCCGCACCGAACTCGAAGTGCGCAAGGAGGCGGTTGCCTGGTACGCGCGCCTGTGCTCGGGCGATGCACTGGAGGCAGACGAGGCCGCGTGGCAACGCTGGCACCAACAGCACCCCGATCACCAGCGGGCCTGGCAACGGCTCGAATCGATCCAGGCCACCCTGCGGCGCGTACCCGGGCCCATCGCCGCATCCACGCTGCGCGCGGCCCGGCCCGACCGGCGCAATGTGTTGCGCGGCATCGGCGTCGTGGCATCGGGCGGTGCGCTGGCGTACCTCTCGTGGCAAGCGACCGACGTGCAAGGCGGCTGGCGTTCGTGGCTGGCCGACCATCGCACGGGCACCGGCGAGCAGCAGTCCGTCGAGTTGGCAGACGGCTCGAAGCTGCTGCTGAACACGCGCACATCCGTCGATGTGGCAATGAGCGCTTCGAGCCGGCTCGTCCGGCTGCGGGAGGGCGAGATCCTGGTCGAGACCGCGAAGCACCGAGGGCTGCGCACCGCTGCGCAGGCGGACACGCGGCCTTTCGTGGTCGAGACCGAAGGCGGCCGCATCGTCGCGCTCGGCACCCGCTTCACGGTTCGGCGCGATGGCGACCGGACGGCCGTGACCGTGCTGGAAGACGCCGTCGAGATCCGCGCCTTCGAAGCGTCCGGTCAGGCCATCGTGCTGCGCGCCGGCCAGCAGGTCGACTTCGTTCGTGGCCGCATCGACGCGCCCCGGCCGGCCGATCCCGCTTCCGCCGAATGGGCGCAGGGCAGCCTCGTGGTGAACGACTGGCGGCTGGGCGACGTGGTGGCCGAGCTGTCGCGCTACCGCCGCGGCCGGCTCGCCTGCGACCCCGCGGTGGAGGACATCCGGGTATCGGGCGCATTCCCGGTCCAGGACACCGACAAGGCGCTGGCGGTGATCGCCCGCTCGTTCCCGGTGCGTGTGTCCGCCATGACGCGCTACTGGGTCACGCTGGGCCCGCTCTGA
- a CDS encoding sigma-70 family RNA polymerase sigma factor, with product MSAAEFALQHQVKALYSDHHGWLHAWLRRKLGCSHNAADLAHDTFVRVLSKQEPVAPAEPRAYLATIAHGLVVDFHRRRALERAYLDTLAALPEPQMPSLEARAIVLEALTAIDAMLDGMKPAVRQAFILSQLDGLTYAEIARRLGVTVRTVNNYMLKAIEHCYLLAP from the coding sequence ATGTCGGCCGCCGAGTTCGCGTTGCAGCATCAAGTGAAGGCGTTGTACAGCGACCATCACGGGTGGCTGCATGCGTGGCTGCGCCGGAAGCTGGGCTGCTCGCACAACGCCGCCGACCTTGCACACGACACCTTCGTGCGCGTGCTGAGCAAGCAGGAGCCCGTGGCGCCCGCCGAGCCCCGCGCGTACCTGGCGACCATCGCCCACGGGCTGGTGGTCGACTTCCACCGGCGTCGCGCGCTCGAGCGGGCCTACCTCGACACGCTGGCCGCGCTGCCCGAACCGCAGATGCCCTCGCTCGAAGCACGCGCCATCGTGCTCGAAGCCCTCACGGCCATCGACGCCATGCTCGATGGCATGAAGCCGGCCGTGCGGCAGGCCTTCATCCTTTCGCAGCTCGACGGACTCACCTACGCCGAGATCGCCAGGCGCCTGGGCGTGACGGTGCGCACGGTCAACAACTACATGCTCAAGGCGATCGAGCACTGCTACCTGCTGGCGCCGTGA
- a CDS encoding flavodoxin domain-containing protein, producing the protein MEPGDPARAFRRHAVGALHLARRRSAARPRAQPHDGSVARWQGHTGRALRVQSQGGRFLATIYPLHMGTYFGLPGRIAMMLASLMLPVFAVTGWMLYLDRRRKKRVVRAERAALGAGLRSDDGAAPERVLLAFASQSGTAEGIALRSAAALQAAGVAVTLASLARLDAQQLRDHQRVLIVASSFGEGGPPDMARRFAQQLSQLGDAVLSHLHYGLLALGDRHYLCFCGFGHTLDQSLVAAGARAMFPMIEVDNGDAGALAAWRHKLGVLAGAGGDRIADLPVPEDDEAPFANWTLSARRLLNPDSIGTPLYDIELTPAHGELPSWQPGALVELLPRLHDAQSRADKPAPLAPRRYSIASMPREGRVRLLVRQARHASGLGIASGWLTAHALQGADIELRLLRNPGFELVEGDVPCIFIGNGSGYAGLRGHLGERIARGHRRNWLLFGERQRAHDAFFMDEVAQWRTQGLIERIDLAFSRDQPARIYVQDRLREAAEVLRHWIGDGAVLYVCGSLAGMAAGVDAVLEEVLGRAALDDLIAEGRYRRDVY; encoded by the coding sequence ATGGAGCCAGGCGATCCTGCGCGTGCCTTCCGGCGCCACGCCGTCGGTGCTCTTCACCTGGCTCGACGCCGATCCGCCGCACGACCGCGCGCGCAACCGCACGACGGTTCAGTTGCCCGATGGCAAGGTCACACAGGACGAGCGCTACGCGTCCAATCGCAGGGCGGGCGCTTCCTGGCGACGATCTACCCGCTTCACATGGGCACCTACTTCGGCCTGCCCGGACGCATCGCGATGATGTTGGCGTCGCTGATGCTGCCGGTGTTCGCGGTCACGGGCTGGATGCTGTACCTCGACCGGCGGCGCAAGAAGCGCGTGGTGCGCGCCGAGCGTGCGGCGCTTGGCGCGGGGCTCCGGTCCGACGACGGCGCAGCGCCCGAGCGCGTGCTGCTGGCCTTCGCCAGCCAGTCGGGCACGGCCGAAGGCATCGCGTTGCGCAGTGCCGCCGCGCTGCAGGCCGCCGGCGTTGCCGTCACGCTGGCATCGCTGGCGCGGCTCGATGCGCAGCAGTTGCGCGACCACCAGCGTGTGCTGATCGTCGCGAGCAGCTTCGGCGAAGGCGGCCCGCCCGACATGGCGCGGCGCTTTGCGCAGCAGCTCTCGCAACTTGGCGATGCGGTGCTTTCGCATCTGCACTACGGCCTGCTGGCGCTGGGCGACCGGCACTACCTGTGCTTTTGCGGCTTCGGCCACACGCTCGACCAGTCGTTGGTCGCGGCCGGTGCGCGGGCGATGTTCCCGATGATCGAAGTGGACAACGGCGATGCGGGCGCGCTCGCGGCGTGGCGGCACAAGCTCGGCGTACTGGCTGGTGCAGGCGGTGACCGTATCGCCGATCTGCCGGTGCCAGAGGACGACGAGGCACCCTTTGCCAACTGGACGCTGTCGGCACGCCGCCTGCTCAATCCGGACAGCATCGGCACACCGCTGTATGACATCGAACTCACGCCGGCGCATGGCGAGCTGCCTTCATGGCAGCCGGGTGCATTGGTCGAACTGCTGCCGCGCCTGCACGACGCCCAGTCGCGTGCCGACAAGCCGGCGCCATTGGCGCCTCGCCGTTACTCCATTGCATCGATGCCCAGGGAAGGGCGCGTGCGCCTGCTGGTGCGTCAGGCGCGCCATGCGTCGGGGCTTGGCATCGCCTCCGGCTGGCTCACCGCGCATGCGCTGCAGGGCGCGGACATCGAGCTTCGCCTGCTGCGCAATCCGGGTTTCGAGCTTGTCGAAGGCGACGTGCCCTGCATCTTCATCGGCAATGGCTCGGGCTATGCCGGCTTGCGCGGGCACCTGGGCGAGCGCATCGCGCGCGGGCATCGGCGCAACTGGCTGCTGTTCGGTGAACGGCAACGGGCGCACGATGCCTTCTTCATGGACGAAGTGGCGCAATGGCGCACGCAAGGGTTGATCGAACGCATCGACCTGGCCTTTTCGCGCGACCAGCCCGCCCGCATCTATGTGCAGGACCGGCTGCGCGAGGCGGCCGAGGTTCTGCGGCACTGGATCGGCGACGGCGCGGTGCTCTATGTCTGCGGCAGCCTGGCCGGCATGGCCGCGGGTGTCGATGCGGTGCTCGAAGAGGTGCTGGGGCGTGCCGCGCTCGACGATCTCATCGCCGAAGGCCGTTACCGCCGCGACGTGTACTGA
- a CDS encoding CaiB/BaiF CoA transferase family protein, with product MSLDAPDDHTRLPARSGPAGPLSGLRVLDLSAYIAGPYGCSLLADQGAEVIKIEPPTGDNLRKYPSTLEAESRAFIGVNRSKLGAVLDLKNADDLAALMALVRTADVLVHNFRPSVPPRLGIAYDQLKTVNPRLIYCSVTGYGETGPLREKAGYDQVLQTMTGMCVLQGKRGEAPEILYGSVVDYYAAALVAAGVASALYEREKSGQGQYVGVSLLRSALTMQSARMVWAEGEPKDVGRDMRSGGITGLHPTREGYLYISANTPHFWQALCAKVGLPELAADERYDSVRKRAQHFAEIVPRLRAALATRTALEWEALFGEDVPCSAARTVEDMFDNEQVLAEDMVATFAHPTLGTYRGFTRPVQFGRTPGPEPFAAPTLGQHTDAVLATRKAP from the coding sequence ATGAGCCTCGACGCCCCCGACGACCACACACGCCTGCCTGCGCGCAGCGGCCCGGCCGGGCCGTTGAGCGGCCTGCGCGTGCTCGATCTGAGCGCCTACATCGCGGGCCCGTACGGCTGCTCGCTGCTGGCCGACCAGGGTGCGGAAGTCATCAAGATCGAGCCACCCACCGGCGACAACCTGCGCAAGTACCCGTCGACGCTGGAAGCCGAGAGCCGCGCGTTCATCGGCGTCAACCGCAGCAAGCTCGGCGCGGTGCTCGACCTGAAGAATGCGGACGACCTCGCCGCACTGATGGCGCTGGTGCGCACGGCCGACGTGCTGGTGCACAACTTCCGGCCCAGCGTGCCGCCCCGGTTGGGCATCGCATACGACCAATTGAAGACCGTCAACCCGCGCCTGATCTATTGCAGCGTCACCGGCTACGGCGAGACCGGGCCGCTGCGCGAGAAGGCGGGCTACGACCAGGTGCTGCAGACCATGACCGGCATGTGCGTGCTGCAAGGCAAGCGCGGCGAAGCGCCCGAGATTCTCTACGGCTCGGTGGTCGACTACTACGCGGCCGCGCTGGTGGCTGCCGGCGTGGCCTCCGCGCTGTACGAGCGCGAGAAGAGCGGCCAGGGCCAGTACGTCGGCGTGTCACTGCTGCGCTCCGCACTCACGATGCAGTCGGCCCGCATGGTGTGGGCCGAGGGCGAGCCGAAGGACGTGGGGCGCGACATGCGCTCGGGCGGCATCACCGGCCTGCACCCCACCCGCGAGGGCTACCTCTACATCTCGGCCAACACGCCGCATTTCTGGCAGGCGCTGTGCGCCAAGGTCGGCTTGCCCGAACTCGCGGCCGACGAGCGCTACGACTCGGTGCGCAAGCGCGCGCAGCATTTCGCCGAGATCGTGCCGAGGCTGCGCGCCGCGCTGGCCACGCGCACCGCGCTCGAATGGGAGGCGCTGTTCGGCGAAGACGTGCCCTGCTCGGCCGCGCGCACGGTTGAGGACATGTTCGACAACGAGCAGGTGCTGGCCGAAGACATGGTGGCGACTTTCGCGCACCCCACGCTCGGCACCTACCGCGGCTTCACCCGCCCGGTGCAGTTCGGCCGCACGCCCGGCCCCGAGCCCTTTGCCGCTCCGACGTTGGGGCAGCACACCGATGCGGTGCTGGCGACGCGCAAGGCCCCATGA
- a CDS encoding TonB-dependent siderophore receptor gives MSENPSRRDRAREPFALLPTAHAVHKALLCLFAAVALPAAAWAAEPAAGPAATRAQNQPAKTYRIDAGPLSSVLGRFAAAAGVALSFDPASTRTLNSGGIQGSYTVQAGFAALLAGTGLEAVEGGVGEFTLRKAVPAPQAAASNSEADTEADGTLPAVRVVARAAPAPSDADDRYQPTPDASTLRTTAPALDIPQVVNVVPAQVIRDQRPRNIDDALANVSGINQGNTLASTQDTIMKRGFGGNRDGSIMHNGMPLVQGRGMNAAAESVEVLKGPSSLLYGIMDPGGVINVVSKKPQLRQRTAVSLLGSGYANGRTGTGATLDTTGPIGENGLAYRLIVDHVDEDYWRNFGTHRETLVAPSLAWYGDDTQAVLWYEYRKYVTPFDRGTALDPRTQRPLNLPKTQRLDEPFNEMRGETHLGQLSVDHQFGGGWAGHLNLSYNRETYDANQLRVNGLNATRGTLTRSNDATHGALSTDSYGTAYVDGSVQLAGMRHDLQFGVDAEYRKIYRADLLRQATTRTFSYLFPMYGLELPSSTVSASDSDQTDKLHNQSLFFQDSIHLSDKWIAVAALRYQAWTQTAGRGRPFKVNTDTDGSKVLPRVGLVYKWSDTVSLYGSYTQSLKPASTIAPLSSGFVLDSAVQPETAKSWEFGAKLDMPGGVTGTVALFDIHKKNVLVSQFNDVTKLTDWRTSGAARSRGLEIDFAGQLGKRWSAIGSYAFVDAKTTQDPLYAGNRLWNVARQTASISAVYDAGQVFGGEGRLRLGAGARYVGKRAGDSANSFELPAYTTVDAFATYDTRMYGRKVKFQLNVKNLFDKTYYPSAVNTYFISVGDARQVSLLTTFEF, from the coding sequence ATGTCCGAGAACCCGTCACGCCGCGATCGCGCGCGTGAACCCTTTGCTCTCTTGCCCACTGCGCATGCCGTGCACAAGGCCCTGCTGTGCCTGTTCGCCGCCGTGGCCCTGCCCGCCGCGGCATGGGCTGCCGAGCCCGCTGCCGGCCCTGCGGCAACGCGTGCGCAGAACCAGCCCGCCAAGACCTACCGCATCGATGCGGGCCCGCTGTCGTCGGTGTTGGGGCGCTTCGCGGCCGCCGCCGGCGTGGCACTGTCGTTCGACCCTGCCAGCACCCGCACGCTGAATTCCGGTGGCATCCAGGGCAGCTACACGGTGCAGGCGGGCTTTGCCGCCCTGTTGGCCGGCACCGGGCTCGAAGCCGTGGAAGGCGGTGTGGGCGAGTTCACCTTGCGCAAGGCCGTGCCGGCGCCGCAAGCGGCCGCATCCAACAGCGAGGCCGATACCGAAGCAGACGGCACCCTGCCCGCCGTGCGCGTGGTGGCTCGCGCCGCGCCCGCGCCTTCCGATGCGGACGACCGCTACCAGCCGACGCCCGATGCATCGACCCTGCGCACCACCGCGCCGGCGCTCGACATTCCGCAGGTGGTCAATGTGGTGCCGGCCCAGGTGATCCGCGACCAGCGTCCGCGCAACATCGACGATGCACTGGCGAACGTCAGCGGCATCAACCAGGGCAACACCCTGGCCAGCACGCAGGACACCATCATGAAGCGCGGTTTCGGTGGCAACCGCGACGGATCGATCATGCACAACGGCATGCCGCTGGTGCAGGGCCGCGGCATGAACGCGGCGGCCGAGAGCGTCGAAGTACTCAAGGGGCCGTCGTCGCTGCTGTACGGGATCATGGACCCGGGCGGCGTGATCAACGTGGTCAGCAAGAAGCCGCAACTGCGCCAGCGCACGGCGGTGTCGCTGCTCGGCTCGGGCTATGCGAACGGCCGAACCGGCACCGGCGCCACGCTCGACACCACCGGCCCCATCGGCGAGAACGGGCTGGCCTACCGGCTGATCGTCGATCACGTCGACGAAGACTACTGGCGCAACTTCGGCACGCACCGCGAGACCCTCGTCGCGCCGTCGCTCGCCTGGTATGGCGACGACACGCAGGCCGTGCTCTGGTATGAGTACCGCAAGTACGTCACGCCCTTCGACCGTGGCACCGCGCTCGACCCGCGCACCCAGCGCCCGCTGAATCTTCCGAAGACGCAGCGGCTCGATGAGCCGTTCAACGAGATGCGCGGCGAAACCCACCTGGGCCAGCTCTCGGTCGACCACCAGTTCGGCGGCGGCTGGGCCGGCCACCTGAACCTCAGCTACAACCGCGAGACCTACGACGCCAACCAGCTGCGCGTGAACGGCCTGAACGCCACGCGCGGCACGCTCACCCGCAGCAACGACGCGACGCACGGCGCCCTGAGCACCGACAGCTACGGCACCGCCTATGTCGACGGCAGCGTCCAGCTGGCGGGCATGCGGCACGACCTGCAGTTCGGCGTGGACGCCGAGTACCGCAAGATCTACCGCGCCGACCTGCTGCGCCAGGCCACCACGCGCACCTTCAGCTACCTGTTCCCGATGTACGGCCTCGAGCTGCCTTCGAGCACCGTGTCGGCCAGCGACAGCGACCAGACCGACAAGCTCCACAACCAGTCGCTGTTCTTCCAGGACTCGATCCACCTGAGCGACAAGTGGATCGCCGTCGCCGCCTTGCGCTACCAGGCGTGGACGCAGACAGCGGGGCGCGGCCGGCCGTTCAAGGTCAACACCGACACCGATGGTTCCAAGGTGCTGCCGCGCGTCGGGCTGGTCTACAAGTGGAGCGACACCGTGTCGCTGTACGGCAGCTACACGCAGTCGCTCAAGCCGGCATCGACCATCGCGCCGCTGTCGAGCGGCTTCGTCCTCGACTCGGCGGTGCAGCCGGAAACCGCCAAGTCGTGGGAGTTCGGCGCCAAGCTCGACATGCCGGGCGGCGTCACCGGCACTGTGGCGCTGTTCGACATCCACAAGAAGAACGTGCTCGTGTCGCAGTTCAACGACGTGACCAAGCTGACCGACTGGCGCACCTCGGGCGCCGCGCGCTCGCGTGGCCTCGAAATCGACTTCGCGGGCCAGCTCGGCAAGCGCTGGAGCGCCATCGGCAGCTATGCCTTTGTCGATGCGAAGACCACCCAGGACCCGCTGTACGCGGGCAACCGGCTCTGGAACGTGGCACGCCAGACCGCCTCGATCTCGGCCGTGTACGACGCCGGCCAGGTGTTCGGCGGCGAAGGTCGGCTGCGCCTGGGTGCGGGTGCGCGCTACGTCGGCAAGCGCGCGGGCGACTCCGCCAACAGCTTCGAGCTGCCGGCCTACACCACGGTCGATGCTTTCGCCACGTACGACACGCGCATGTACGGGCGCAAGGTGAAGTTCCAGCTCAATGTGAAGAACCTGTTCGACAAGACCTACTACCCGTCGGCGGTCAATACCTACTTCATCTCGGTGGGCGATGCGCGCCAGGTGTCGCTGTTGACCACCTTCGAGTTCTGA
- a CDS encoding LysR family transcriptional regulator: protein METTYLHSFLLVVESGSMSEAARRLDLTPAAVAQQIRTLERELNAPLLARAGRTVQPTEAGHQLVQRARNLLREVGDIKALLGSDAAGGELLIGTINTAIHSLLPDILARFVKTHPGAKVFLQSGTTATLYKAVQQGELDAAVCLYPPYVLAKTFDWSLLREEPLVLLVPSRLARRDPHELLRTSPLIRYDRNLGGGKQADRYLRAAGIVPQERFELSSLLAIAMMVDRGLGVSLVPDIASPLLEGQRVTKIQLPLPSEPRRFGILWQRASPRLRLIQGFVESAEIVVSAKGPARR from the coding sequence ATGGAAACGACCTACCTGCACAGCTTTCTCCTGGTGGTGGAATCGGGCTCGATGTCGGAGGCCGCTCGCCGACTCGACCTGACGCCGGCGGCGGTGGCCCAGCAGATCCGCACGCTGGAGCGCGAACTCAATGCGCCGTTGCTGGCGCGCGCCGGCCGCACGGTGCAACCCACCGAGGCGGGGCATCAGCTGGTGCAGCGTGCGCGCAATCTGCTGCGGGAGGTGGGCGACATCAAGGCGCTGCTGGGCAGCGACGCGGCGGGTGGTGAACTGCTCATCGGCACCATCAACACGGCCATCCACAGCCTGTTGCCGGACATCCTCGCGCGCTTCGTGAAGACGCACCCGGGCGCCAAGGTCTTCCTGCAATCGGGCACGACGGCCACGCTCTACAAGGCGGTACAGCAGGGCGAGCTCGACGCGGCCGTGTGCCTCTACCCGCCCTATGTGCTCGCCAAGACCTTCGACTGGTCGTTGCTGCGCGAAGAGCCGCTGGTGCTGCTGGTGCCGAGCCGTCTTGCGCGGCGCGATCCGCATGAGCTGCTGAGAACGTCGCCGCTCATCCGCTACGACCGCAACCTCGGCGGTGGCAAGCAGGCCGACCGTTATCTGCGCGCCGCGGGCATCGTGCCGCAGGAGCGCTTCGAACTCAGTTCGCTGCTGGCCATCGCGATGATGGTCGACCGGGGCCTGGGCGTCTCGCTGGTGCCCGACATCGCATCGCCGCTCCTGGAAGGCCAGCGCGTGACGAAGATCCAGTTGCCGCTGCCGTCGGAACCGCGGCGCTTCGGCATCCTGTGGCAGCGTGCGTCGCCGCGCCTGCGGTTGATCCAGGGCTTTGTCGAAAGCGCCGAGATCGTTGTCTCCGCGAAGGGGCCGGCGCGCAGGTGA
- a CDS encoding amidohydrolase family protein, with amino-acid sequence MNMSAAYPHSSGTHKPVSVAPAGACDAHMHVYDRRFAQFGSPDAMVDGATVDDYRLLQQRIGTQRTVVVQPRVHGTDNSVTLAAIQSLGPTQARGIAVVRPEVTDAELERLHAGGIRGIRFTLYTPTHAATDFAMVEPLAQRVHALGWHVQLHWSADQIAAHAALLSRLPCTVVFDHLARLPLPDAPSHPAFGVVSRLRDNGHAWIKLSGAYLDSKTGAAGGYADTTAIAQAWVRQAPERVVWGSDWPHPTEPVTKPDDAVLFDLLSQWVPDAATRHRVLVDNPARLYDFS; translated from the coding sequence ATGAACATGAGCGCCGCGTATCCGCACAGCAGCGGCACGCACAAGCCCGTCAGCGTGGCGCCGGCGGGTGCCTGCGACGCGCACATGCATGTCTACGACCGCCGCTTCGCGCAGTTCGGCTCACCGGATGCCATGGTCGACGGCGCCACCGTCGACGACTACCGCCTGCTGCAGCAGCGCATCGGCACACAGCGCACGGTCGTCGTGCAGCCGCGCGTCCACGGCACCGACAACAGCGTGACACTGGCGGCCATCCAATCGCTCGGCCCGACGCAAGCGCGAGGCATCGCGGTCGTCCGGCCCGAAGTGACCGATGCCGAACTCGAACGCCTGCACGCGGGCGGCATTCGCGGCATCCGCTTCACGCTCTACACGCCCACGCATGCGGCGACCGATTTCGCCATGGTCGAGCCCCTGGCGCAACGCGTGCACGCGCTGGGCTGGCATGTGCAACTGCACTGGAGCGCCGACCAGATCGCGGCGCACGCGGCCTTGCTGTCGCGCCTGCCCTGCACCGTCGTCTTCGACCATCTCGCGCGGCTGCCGTTGCCCGATGCGCCATCGCATCCCGCGTTCGGCGTCGTCAGCCGGCTGCGCGACAACGGCCACGCGTGGATCAAGCTGTCGGGCGCCTACCTCGACTCGAAGACTGGCGCCGCAGGCGGCTATGCCGACACGACCGCTATCGCGCAGGCCTGGGTACGACAGGCACCCGAGCGCGTGGTGTGGGGCAGCGACTGGCCACACCCGACGGAGCCCGTGACCAAGCCCGACGACGCGGTGCTGTTCGACCTGCTGAGCCAGTGGGTGCCCGATGCGGCCACGCGCCACCGCGTGCTGGTCGACAACCCGGCGCGGCTCTACGACTTTTCCTGA
- a CDS encoding tripartite tricarboxylate transporter substrate binding protein — translation MHIPSSHRLRALGLAVATLTAGCLPGGNAFAQAAYPAKAITIVVPYPAGGSNDTFARQVAKELGDELKQPVIIDNRPGASGNTGTAQVAKATPDGYLLVAVSSSMTTNAAVQSKLPFDPVKGFAPVAMFAKGPFIVAVNNDFPAKTPAELIAAIKAKPGQYNYASSGSGSVNQFGTELLKAKVGDLQIAHIPYKGMGPAVTDLIGNQTQLLVSSGPSLLPMVRAGKLRAVGITSLKASPIAPELTPMSTAVPGYEFELWWGLLAPAGTPPDVVAKLNSAVNRILAKPAITANFLREGAIATPLTPAQFGTVIADDVARWKTLARQQNITAD, via the coding sequence ATGCACATTCCCTCATCCCATCGACTGCGCGCGCTCGGGCTCGCGGTGGCCACGCTCACCGCCGGCTGCCTGCCAGGCGGCAACGCCTTCGCGCAGGCCGCCTACCCCGCCAAGGCCATCACCATCGTCGTGCCCTACCCGGCGGGCGGCTCGAACGACACCTTCGCGCGCCAGGTGGCCAAGGAACTGGGAGACGAACTCAAGCAGCCGGTGATCATCGACAACCGCCCCGGCGCGAGCGGCAACACCGGCACCGCGCAGGTCGCCAAGGCCACGCCCGATGGCTACCTGCTGGTGGCGGTGTCTTCGAGCATGACGACCAACGCGGCCGTGCAGTCGAAATTGCCGTTCGATCCGGTCAAGGGATTCGCACCCGTGGCCATGTTCGCCAAGGGTCCGTTCATCGTCGCGGTCAACAACGACTTTCCGGCGAAGACGCCGGCCGAGCTGATCGCCGCCATCAAGGCCAAGCCGGGTCAATACAACTACGCGTCGTCGGGCTCCGGCAGCGTCAACCAGTTCGGCACCGAGCTGCTCAAGGCCAAGGTGGGCGACCTGCAGATCGCGCACATCCCCTACAAGGGCATGGGCCCGGCCGTGACCGACCTGATCGGCAACCAGACGCAGTTGCTGGTCTCCAGCGGCCCATCGCTGCTGCCGATGGTGCGTGCAGGCAAGCTGCGCGCCGTCGGCATCACGAGCCTGAAGGCCAGCCCGATCGCACCCGAACTCACGCCGATGTCCACTGCGGTGCCGGGCTACGAATTCGAACTCTGGTGGGGCCTGCTGGCGCCTGCCGGCACGCCGCCCGATGTGGTCGCCAAACTCAACAGCGCCGTCAACCGCATCCTGGCCAAGCCCGCCATCACTGCCAACTTCCTGCGCGAAGGCGCCATTGCCACGCCGCTCACGCCGGCGCAGTTCGGCACCGTCATCGCCGATGACGTGGCGCGATGGAAGACGCTGGCCCGGCAACAGAACATCACCGCCGACTGA
- a CDS encoding HpcH/HpaI aldolase/citrate lyase family protein: MRSKLFVPGTRPELFAKALGSAADGICLDLEDAVSEPRKDEARNTVRQLLQGSEAVASGKTLIVRVNAMDTPHFERDVAAAVQPGVHLINLPKPASPAHVRAAVEAIERAEHANGVHAPVGLLLNIETPAALRTASQLAMAHSRVAGLQLGLGDLFEPLGIARREPAAIQQAMFAMRIAAGEAGIYAYDGAFADIRDAEGFRAEAMLSRNLGFLGKTCIHPSQIAIANEVFRPTDEEIAHACKVVEAARDADAKGVGAYVVDGKMIDIPFVIRARAIVASARSLGLLPG, from the coding sequence ATGAGAAGCAAACTGTTCGTTCCCGGAACGCGCCCCGAGTTGTTCGCCAAGGCATTGGGCAGCGCGGCCGATGGCATCTGCCTCGACCTGGAAGACGCGGTCTCCGAGCCGCGCAAGGACGAGGCACGCAACACCGTGCGACAACTGCTGCAAGGCAGTGAGGCCGTCGCATCGGGCAAGACGCTGATCGTTCGCGTCAACGCCATGGACACACCGCACTTCGAGCGCGACGTGGCAGCGGCGGTCCAGCCCGGCGTGCACCTGATCAACCTGCCGAAGCCGGCAAGCCCCGCGCATGTGCGCGCCGCGGTCGAAGCGATCGAGCGCGCCGAACACGCCAACGGCGTGCACGCGCCCGTCGGCCTGCTGCTGAACATCGAGACGCCCGCTGCCTTGCGCACGGCGTCGCAGCTCGCAATGGCCCATTCGCGCGTGGCAGGTTTGCAACTGGGCCTGGGCGACCTGTTCGAGCCGCTGGGCATTGCACGACGCGAGCCGGCTGCCATCCAGCAGGCGATGTTCGCGATGCGCATCGCCGCCGGCGAAGCAGGCATCTACGCCTACGACGGCGCCTTCGCCGACATCCGCGACGCCGAAGGATTCCGCGCCGAGGCCATGCTGTCGCGCAACCTCGGCTTTCTGGGAAAGACCTGCATCCATCCGAGCCAGATCGCGATCGCCAACGAGGTGTTCCGCCCGACCGACGAAGAAATCGCGCACGCATGCAAGGTGGTCGAGGCCGCCCGCGACGCCGACGCGAAAGGCGTGGGCGCCTATGTCGTGGACGGAAAAATGATCGACATCCCGTTCGTGATCCGCGCGCGCGCCATCGTCGCGAGCGCGCGCAGCCTCGGCCTGCTGCCGGGCTGA